The DNA sequence CAAGTACACAGTCATACAGGATCAGCTATTCAAAAAGGGACTTAGCCAACCTTTGCTGAAGTGCCtacaccccgaccagacggactacgtgCTCAAAGAGGTCCATGAGGGGTGCTGTGGTCACCATATCGGGGacaaagccctagcaaggaagctcatccgagccGGATACTACTGGCCGTCGATGATGGAAGACTCCAAGGAGTTCGTAAAAAAATGCGTCAAGTGCCAAGAGAACGCTAACTTCCACAGAGCACCGGCCACCGAACTGAGCCTGATGACGTCCTCCCGACCTTTcgcacaatggggagtcgacctcctggGACCCTTCCCAGTTAGCCCAGGGCAAGTAAAATACCTCATAGTCGCCATTGACtattacaccaaatggatagaggccgaaCCCCTGGCCACCATCTCCTCGTCCAATTGcagaaagttcatgtggaggcaggtgataactcgTTTCGGCATCCCGGAGGTCGTCATCTCAGACAACGGGACGCAATTCACCGATAAAAAGTTTGTAGAGTTCCTCGCAGGCTTGGGCATCAAACAGAGATTCTCCTCGGTAGAACACCCCAGACAAACGGAAAAGTCGAGTCCGCAAACAAGGTCATCTTACTTGGCCTCAAGAAGCGACTGGACAGTAAGAAAGGAGCATGGGATTACGAGCTCGCCtcggtcctctggtcctaccATACAACCGAGCAGTCAGCAACAAGAGAAACCCCTTTTCGCCTGACATACGGGGTAGACGCCATGATACTTGTAGAAATCGGCGAACCGAGCCCACGGGTACTTCTCAAGGGGG is a window from the Arachis hypogaea cultivar Tifrunner chromosome 17, arahy.Tifrunner.gnm2.J5K5, whole genome shotgun sequence genome containing:
- the LOC140180489 gene encoding uncharacterized protein, which produces MADFLVEVTGNLTEDADTRWKLHVDGASNQTSEGARIILKSPDGVIYEQSVKSEFSVSNNQAEYEALLGGLVLAWEVETTRLEVCSDSQVVTAQVNGSYQVRDSLLQKYLEKVKELSKQFEEITVQHVPRERNTRADLLSKLASTKPRAGNRSLIQGITKEPAVAFHLTKMSPSWMDSIVDFLQNGKLPGDEKEAKLLRREAAKYTVIQDQLFKKGLSQPLLKCLHPDQTDYVLKEVHEGCCGHHIGDKALARKLIRAGYYWPSMMEDSKEFVKKCVKCQENANFHRAPATELSLMTSSRPFAQWGVDLLGPFPVSPGQVKYLIVAIDYYTKWIEAEPLATISSSNCRKFMWRQVITRFGIPEVVISDNGTQFTDKKFVEFLAGLGIKQRFSSVEHPRQTEKSSPQTRSSYLASRSDWTVRKEHGITSSPRSSGPTIQPSSQQQEKPLFA